Part of the Vibrio sp. SCSIO 43137 genome, TTGTCAGCAAGCTTGAGCAGGTAACCGTAGGTGATCCTTCTATTGAAGGCGTCAAGATGGGCGCTCTGGTTGGCCGTTCACAGGTTACCGATGTGGAAGAGAAGGTCACTACACTTTCAAACCATTGTGAAATTCTGACTGGTGGCAATAACGCGGAGCTTGATATTAAAGGCTCAGCGGAAGGTGCTTACTATCCGCCGACACTGCTTTGCTGCCGTAATCCTCTTGAGGTTGAAGAGGTTCACTCAGTGGAAGCCTTCGGCCCGGTAAGTACTTTGATGCCATATAGCGACCTGAGTCAGGCAGGAGAGATCGCTAAGATGGGACAAGGAAGTCTGGTGGCCAGTATTGTTACTGCGTCGCCGGAAGTCGCCTCTGCGCTGGCTCTTGATATGGGGGCTTATCACGGCCGTTTACATGTGCTTAATGAGCAATCGTCTAAAGAGTCTACCGGACACGGTTCACCACTGCCTATGCTGGTGCACGGCGGGCCGGGTCGCGCTGGTGGCGGCGAAGAGATGGGGGGTCTTCGTGGTGTGAAACACTATATGCAGCGTACCGCTATTCAGGGCTCTCCGACCATGCTGGCCAATATCGGCAGAGCGTGGGTGCGAGGGGCTGAGACCATCAGCGATGTGGTACATCCGTTTAAGAAGTACTTCGAAGAGCTGGCGATAGGTGAAACCCTGACAACCGCGAGAAGAACCATTACCGAAGCAGATATTGTTAATTTTGCCTGCCTGAGTGGCGACCACTTCTATGCCCATATGGATGAAATAGCGGCGAAAGACTCCATGTTCGGAGAGCGGGTTGCCCACGGCTATTTTGTTATCTCTGCTGCGGCAGGGCTGTTTGTGGAAGCTGCTCCGGGGCCGGTACTGGCTAACTATGGTATGGAAGGGCTGCGCTTTATAGAGCCGGTTAAAGTAGGCGATACCATTCAGGTACACCTTACTTGTAAGAACAAGATCAAGAAGCGTCAGAAGACGGTTGAAGATCAGGCTCAGGGGGTAGTGGCCTGGGATGTCGAAGTGACCAATCAGGAGGGGTCACCGGTAGCCTTGTACACCATTTTGACCTTGGTAGCGAGAAAGCACGGCGATTTTTAATTTTTATCATTAATTAGAAAACCCTAATTAAAACAGAGCCTCCGGGCTCTGTTTTTAGTTAATATATTACAAAGTCGAATATATTTTCATGTCAAATGTAAATATAATGTTGTCGGATGTTATTCTTATGATACAGTAATAATCAATAAATAAAAAAATGCGTATCACATAAGGAGGCGTGATGTCTGTAGAGCAAACAATGTTCGATGGCAAGATAGCAGATGAAATTGCTGTAGAACCTAAGGATTGGATGCCTGAGGGCTACCGGAAAACACTAATACGTCAGATTGGTCAGCATGCTCACTCAGAAGTAGTGGGAATGTTGCCGGAAGCAAACTGGCTGACACGGGCACCTTCGCTGCGCCGTAAAGCGGTTTTGCTGGCAAAGATTCAGGATGAAGCCGGCCACGGCATGTATCTGTATAGCGCGGCGGAAACACTGGGTGGTGAGCGCCATGAACTGTATCAGAAGATGCTGAGTGGTGAGATGAAGTACTCGTCCATCTTTAACTATCCGACACTGAACTGGGCGGATATCGGTGTTATCGGCTGGCTGGTGGATGGCGCTGCTATCGTCAATCAGGTGGCACTATGCCGCACTTCATACGGCCCATATGCCAGAGCCATGGTTCGTATCTGTAAGGAAGAGAGCTTCCATCAGCGTCAGGGCTATGAGGCGTGCAGGGCGCTGGCTGACGGCAACGGAGAGCAGAAAGCCATGTTGCAGGATGCTATCAACCGCTGGTGGTGGCCGGCACTAATGATGTTCGGTCCTAACGATAACGACTCCCCGAATTCGGCAAAGAGCATGGCATGGAAAATCAAGCGTGTCAGCAACGACGACCTGCGTCAGAAATTTATCGATAACACAGTTCATCAGGTACATGCCCTAGGTATGACCATTCCTGATGAAGATCTGAAATGGGATGAAGAGAGTGGTCACTATAAATTCGGCACTATCGACTGGGCTGAGTTTTATCAGGTGATTAATGGTTACGGCATGTGTAATGACGACCGTCTGAAAGCCAAGCGAGAGGCGTGGAAGTCAGGCGAGTGGGTGCGGGAAGCAGCACTGGCACATGCAAAGAAACAGGTGGATAGCGCGGCTTAGTTCGTTGTAACCAATGAGCGCGCAGTCATCAACGAGTTTATCGTAACCAAATAAAAAAGATTAAGGAGAATCAAGATGAGTTCATTTAACTGGCCACTGTATGAAGTATTTGTCCGTAGCAAGCAGGGTTTAGACCACAAACATGTAGGCAGCGTACGCGCCGCTGACGGACAAATGGCACTGGAAGCTGCCCGCGATTTATACACTCGCCGTAATGAAGGGTGTTCAATCTGGGTAGTACTGTCATCAGAAATCACCGCCTCTCAGCCGGGCGAGTCAGGGCCTTTCTTCGACCCTGCAGAAGATAAGGTGTACCGACACGCCAGCCACTACATTATTCCGTCAGATATAAAGCACATGTAAGGGGATGGAAATGGATTTACAACATCTCAAAGTGAACTATCTGCTGCAGCTTGCTGATACCAACCTTATTCTGAGCCACCGTCTGGCGGAGTGGTGTGGTGTGGCGCCTGAGCTGGAAATCGATATGGCGTGGGCAAATATCGGTCTGGATCTGCTGGGTGAAGCGCGCAACTGTTATCAGTATGCAGCGGAACTGGAAGGTCAGGGCAAAACAGAAGATGACTACGCTTATCTGCGCGAAGAGCGTGAGTATAAAAACCTGCTGATTGCCGAGCGCCCTAACGAAGGGTTTGATGTGTCAGTGGTTCGTCAGTTCCTTTACGACCACTTCCATATTCTGCAGCTGCAGTCGCTACAACAGAGCAGTGATGAGCAGTTAGCGGCAATTGCCAAGAAATCCCTGAAAGAGGTCTCTTACCATCTGCGTTACACCTCTGGCTGGATTGAGCGTCTGGGCGACGGCACTGAACTGAGTAACCAGAAAATTCAGGCTGCTCTGGACAGCTTATGGAGCTTTACCGAAGAGATGTTTATTCCCGGCGCGGAAGAGCAGGCTCTCGCTGAGGCAGGTGTGATTGCAGATATGAGTCAGCTAAAAGCGCAATGGCTTGAGAACGTGCAGGCGGACTTAAGCAAATCCAACCTGACACTGCCGGAGCTGCGCTATGCGCACACTGGCGGTAAAGAGGGCAAACACAGTGAGTATCTGGGCTTTGTTCTGGCTGAGCTTCAGTATATGCAGCGTACCTATCCGAATCAGCAATGGTAGGTGTTGCTATGGTTAATCAAATCGTAGACACAGTATCCGATGCAGAAACCCATCAGGTATTGCAACTGGTGAGCGACATTCCTGACCCGGAGATCCCTGTTATCACCATAGGCGAACTGGGAATGGTTCGTGGGGTAGAAAAAAACGGTGCCCAGTGGGTAGTGAAGTTTACCCCGACCTATTCCGGCTGTCCGGCAACGGACATGCTGATGAGTGATATCTCAGAGGTACTGGCTAAGCAGGGCTATAACGATGTAGTGGTTGAGGTTCAGCTTGATCCGGCGTGGACCACTGACTGGATGCAGGAGTCGAGCAAGCAGAAACTGCGTGAGTTCGGCATCTCTCCTCCGGACAGAAAAGCCTGTATGCAGACGGCCATTAACCCTAACCCGCAATGTCCGTCTTGTGGCAGCAGCGACAGCAAACTGGTGAGCGAGTTCGGTTCAACGGCTTGTAAAGCTCACTATCAGTGCAGGGAATGCAAGGAACCATTTGATTACTTCAAATGCATATAAAGTAAGGGATTACTATGACAGATTTTTACACACTAACCGTGGCGGGTGTGAATAAACAAACAGACGATTCAGTAGTGGTGCTACTGGATGTTCCGCCAGAAAAAGAGCAGCAGTTTAACTTTCATCCCGGTCAGCACTTAACCATTAAAGCCGAAGTGAACGGCGAAGAGTTAAGACGCTGCTACTCCATCTGTTCATCACCGCAGCAACAGCAGCTTGAGATCGGTATTAAGGCGATTCCGGAAGGGCGTTTTTCAAACTATGCGGTAAAAGAGTTGCAGGCTGGCGATCAACTGGAAGTGATGACGCCGCAGGGACACTTCGGTTTTACCCCTGAAGCAGGGCAGCAGAAAAACTACCTCGGTATCGCGGTCGGCTCAGGAATCACGCCGGTTCTCTCCATGCTGAAAAGTGCTTTAGAGCAGGAACAGGACAGCACATTTACCCTGCTGTACGGCAACCGTAACGCCAACAGCATGATGTTCCGCAACGAACTGCTGGGTCTGAAAAACCGTTACCCTCAGCGCCTGCATATTAACTACTTCTTCTCGCGGGAAACCAATGATGTTCCGTTGTGGAACGGTCGCTTGGACGGCGCAAAACTGCGTGAACTAGGTAAAGGGCTGTTTGACTGGAGCCAGTTTGATGCCTGCTATATCTGTGGCCCTGAAGAGATCTTCGAAGATTGCTACACCGCACTGGTTGAAGGCGGGCTAAGTGAAGAGAACTACCACGCAGAGCGTTTTAACACCACCAGTAAGCCAAGGGAAAAATCCCTTAATCAGTCTGAAAATACGCTGGTAAAAATCAAACGCGATGGTCGTAAGATGACCATTGATATGACCTCTCAGGACGACAGCCTGCTGGATGCGGCACTTCGTCAGGGCGTCGATTTACCTTATGCCTGTAAAGGCGGTGTTTGTGCCACCTGTATCTGTAAAGTGAATTCAGGTGAGGTTGAAATGGCCACCAACTATAGCCTCGAATCGGACCAAATCGATAACGGTTATGTACTGAGCTGTCAGACAGTACCGACAAGCAGTGAAATTGAAATCGATTTTGACGTTTAGAGGCCTAGCTTAAAGAGTAAATGGATGAAAGAGCAAATGGATGACGCTTACCTTCTCTGCGACCTGAATAACAACGGCGTTCTGACCCTGACACTGAATCGCCCTGAAAAGCGCAATGCACTCAGCAATGATGTGCTGACGCAGATGGGTGATCTACTCAGTGAAGCCAACAGCAACCCTGATGTTAAAGCGGTTGTGGTTTACGGCGGAAAAACCATTTTTGCCGCCGGTGCTGACTTGCAGGAGCTGTCGTCACAAAAAGCCGTTGAGACCTGGCTGAACCCAAGGCCTCAGTTGTGGCAGAGAATAAACCAGTTCGAAAAGCCGCTGATTGCTGCGGTAAATGGTTACGCGCTGGGTGCCGGTCTGGAACTGGTTCTACTTTGCGATGTGGTGGTTGCCGGAGATAACGGCCAGTTTGGTCTGCCTGAAATTACCTTAGGCTTAATGCCCGGTGCCGGCGGAACCCAGCGTCTGGCACGTACAGTCGGTAAGTCACTGGCAAACCAGATGGTGCTGACGGGCAAGCCTATCTCAGCCAGAAAAGCGCTGGAGTCAGGTCTGGTTAGTGAGATAACCCCGGCAGACAACACGTTAAATAAGGCACAGCAGATTGCTGCAACTATTGCCCGTCAGGCACCTCTGGCGGTTAAAGCAGCAAAAGCGTCCCTAAAATCAGTACCAGAAAACTCCCTTAGTCAGGGGCTGCTAATGGAAAGGCAGCTGTTCAGCTTACTGGCTGAAACGCAAGACAGAAAAGAAGGCATAGAGGCATTTTTCTCCAAGAGAAAGCCAATCTATAAAGGAAGATAGACATGGAAAGTCCGGTATTACTGACTATTGAGGCAGGTGTAGCCCTGATTACCCTCAATCGTCCTAAGCAGTTAAACAGTTTTAACCCAGAAATGCATAAAGCGCTGAAGTCAGCACTGAGACAGGCGGAGCAGGATGAATCTGTGCGCGCCGTCCTTCTGACTGGCAGCGGCCGTGGGTTCTGTGCCGGTCAGGATCTCAATGACCGTAACGTAAGTGACGTATCTGAGCCGCCAAATTTGGGTGAAAGTATCGAGAAATACTATAACCCGCTGATTAAGCAGATCACCTCAATGCCGAAGCCGGTTATCGCCGCTGTCAACGGTGTAGCGGCAGGTGCAGGTTGTAATATCGCACTGGCGTGTGACCTTGTATTGGCGGCAGAGTCCGCCTCATTTATTCAGGCCTTCTGCAAAATCGGCCTTGTGCCTGATTCTGGTGGTACCTGGTTATTGCCACGCCTTGTGGGCAATGCCCGCGCCAAAGGGCTAATGATGATGGGCAATAAGCTGCCTGCCCGTCAGGCTGAAGAGTGGGGCATGATCTGGCAGTGTGTCGCTGACGATAAGTTACTTGAAACCGCAACGACGCTGGCAAGTCAGCTAGCGGTTCAGCCAACCAAAGGGCTGAGCCTGATAAAACAAGCATTGGCGCACTCCAGCCATAACGATCTCTCTCAACAGCTAGAAGTTGAAAAGGATCTGCAAACCATCGCCGGTCGCACGGAAGACTACCGGGAAGGGGTACGCGCCTTTTTCGAAAAGCGCACGCCTGAGTTTAAAGGGAAGTAAGCCATGACAGAATCGATACAGACCGTTGCCGTTATCGGCGCCGGTGCTATGGGCGCGGGCATTGCACAAGTTGCTGCCCAGTCGGGCTATCAGACCATTCTTTTTGATTTGGCGGAAGGTAAAGCCGAACAGGCAAAAGCTGAAATTGCCGCCCGTCTGGATAAGAAGGTTTCCCGCAATAAAATGTCCGCTGTTCAGCGTGATGAAATTGTGCAAAGCATCAAATGCAGCACGGAATTGCAGAGTGTCTCATCGGCTGACTTAGTGATTGAAGCCATCGTAGAAGACTTGCAGATAAAGCAGGGATTATTCCGCGATTTAGAAGCCATCTGCGCTGAAGAGTGCATGCTGGCTACCAACACCTCTTCCATCTCTGTCACCTCCATTGCCAGTGCCCTGAACAAGCCGGACAGATTTGTCGGCCTGCACTTCTTTAACCCTGCGCCATTAATGGCGTTGGTTGAAGTAGTTCGCGGCATAGAAACCAGCGATGAAGTGTGCAGCAGAGCCAAAGGGTGGGCCGAATCATGCGGTAAGCGTGCAGTAGTCACCCGCTCATTACCGGGCTTTATTGTAAACCGTGTTGCTCGTCCGTTTTATGCTGAAGCCCTACGTGCTTTGGAAGTGAACGTAGCGCCTATTCAGGATATCGATTACTGCCTGACTAAAACGGCTCAGTTCCGAATGGGACCGTTCGAGCTGATGGATCTTATCGGCCATGACGTAAATTACGCTGTAACAAAAAGCGTTTACGACGCCTATTATCAGGACAGACGCTTTACTCCGTCACTTATCCAGAAAGAGCTGGTGGATGCCGGCCTGCTGGGGCGCAAGTCAGGGCGTGGCTTCTACGACTACACTGGTGCCACTGAAAAGCCTGAACCGAATTTTGCTAAACCTTGCGCTTTAACTGACAGCTGCTCTGTCACTCTGTATAGCGACGGAAATTTGATTTCAGATTTTGCTCAACTGACCGGACTCACAGCGGAAAAAGCCGATTCAGCCTATCTGGATATTGACGGTGTTTATGTTGCTTTCACTCAGGGTATTACCGCATCACAGCTATCTGACCAACTGAAACAGCCGGTGGTGTTGATGGATTACTGTCAGAGCTATATGGACAGTGAAGTGATCATACTGGCCGCGGCTGATCAAAACAGCACTGAGCAGACAGAAAAAGCAGTGGCTTATTTTCAGTCCAAAGGTAAGCAGGTAATGCTGCTGGATGATTATCCGGGACTTATTGTCTGGCGTACCTGGTGCATGCTGATTAATGAAGCGCTGGATCTTGCTAACCAAAACGGTGCCTCCCTTGAAGATATCGATATCGCCATGAAAAGCGGTGTGAACTACCCGTTCGGGCCGGTAGAGCTGGGCGAAAGCCTTGGCTGGAACCGCGTTCTTACTACGCTCAATCATC contains:
- the paaZ gene encoding phenylacetic acid degradation bifunctional protein PaaZ, translating into MENLASYVAGKWYFGGEKVRTVSSAISGEPMWQVSSEGMNTQEALEYGREKGTKALSAMTFLERANMMKELAKYLLTRKEEFYQLSAHTGATRVDSWIDIEGGVATLFNYSGVANRELPNDLIWPEDELIPLSKEGGFAARHFLTSKKGVALHINAYNFPCWGMLEKLAPTWLAGVAAIVKPATDTAYLTQAMVKAMEESGLLPEGAIQVVCGSVGDMFDHLDCQDVVTFTGSASTGQMLKSHPNIIAKSVPFTMEADSLNCAILGSDVTTDMPEFKQFIREVVREMTVKAGQKCTAIRRVIVPENMLDEVGKALVSKLEQVTVGDPSIEGVKMGALVGRSQVTDVEEKVTTLSNHCEILTGGNNAELDIKGSAEGAYYPPTLLCCRNPLEVEEVHSVEAFGPVSTLMPYSDLSQAGEIAKMGQGSLVASIVTASPEVASALALDMGAYHGRLHVLNEQSSKESTGHGSPLPMLVHGGPGRAGGGEEMGGLRGVKHYMQRTAIQGSPTMLANIGRAWVRGAETISDVVHPFKKYFEELAIGETLTTARRTITEADIVNFACLSGDHFYAHMDEIAAKDSMFGERVAHGYFVISAAAGLFVEAAPGPVLANYGMEGLRFIEPVKVGDTIQVHLTCKNKIKKRQKTVEDQAQGVVAWDVEVTNQEGSPVALYTILTLVARKHGDF
- the paaA gene encoding 1,2-phenylacetyl-CoA epoxidase subunit PaaA — translated: MSVEQTMFDGKIADEIAVEPKDWMPEGYRKTLIRQIGQHAHSEVVGMLPEANWLTRAPSLRRKAVLLAKIQDEAGHGMYLYSAAETLGGERHELYQKMLSGEMKYSSIFNYPTLNWADIGVIGWLVDGAAIVNQVALCRTSYGPYARAMVRICKEESFHQRQGYEACRALADGNGEQKAMLQDAINRWWWPALMMFGPNDNDSPNSAKSMAWKIKRVSNDDLRQKFIDNTVHQVHALGMTIPDEDLKWDEESGHYKFGTIDWAEFYQVINGYGMCNDDRLKAKREAWKSGEWVREAALAHAKKQVDSAA
- the paaB gene encoding 1,2-phenylacetyl-CoA epoxidase subunit PaaB, whose amino-acid sequence is MSSFNWPLYEVFVRSKQGLDHKHVGSVRAADGQMALEAARDLYTRRNEGCSIWVVLSSEITASQPGESGPFFDPAEDKVYRHASHYIIPSDIKHM
- the paaC gene encoding 1,2-phenylacetyl-CoA epoxidase subunit PaaC, with amino-acid sequence MDLQHLKVNYLLQLADTNLILSHRLAEWCGVAPELEIDMAWANIGLDLLGEARNCYQYAAELEGQGKTEDDYAYLREEREYKNLLIAERPNEGFDVSVVRQFLYDHFHILQLQSLQQSSDEQLAAIAKKSLKEVSYHLRYTSGWIERLGDGTELSNQKIQAALDSLWSFTEEMFIPGAEEQALAEAGVIADMSQLKAQWLENVQADLSKSNLTLPELRYAHTGGKEGKHSEYLGFVLAELQYMQRTYPNQQW
- the paaD gene encoding 1,2-phenylacetyl-CoA epoxidase subunit PaaD — encoded protein: MVNQIVDTVSDAETHQVLQLVSDIPDPEIPVITIGELGMVRGVEKNGAQWVVKFTPTYSGCPATDMLMSDISEVLAKQGYNDVVVEVQLDPAWTTDWMQESSKQKLREFGISPPDRKACMQTAINPNPQCPSCGSSDSKLVSEFGSTACKAHYQCRECKEPFDYFKCI
- the paaE gene encoding 1,2-phenylacetyl-CoA epoxidase subunit PaaE; this translates as MTDFYTLTVAGVNKQTDDSVVVLLDVPPEKEQQFNFHPGQHLTIKAEVNGEELRRCYSICSSPQQQQLEIGIKAIPEGRFSNYAVKELQAGDQLEVMTPQGHFGFTPEAGQQKNYLGIAVGSGITPVLSMLKSALEQEQDSTFTLLYGNRNANSMMFRNELLGLKNRYPQRLHINYFFSRETNDVPLWNGRLDGAKLRELGKGLFDWSQFDACYICGPEEIFEDCYTALVEGGLSEENYHAERFNTTSKPREKSLNQSENTLVKIKRDGRKMTIDMTSQDDSLLDAALRQGVDLPYACKGGVCATCICKVNSGEVEMATNYSLESDQIDNGYVLSCQTVPTSSEIEIDFDV
- a CDS encoding enoyl-CoA hydratase-related protein; its protein translation is MKEQMDDAYLLCDLNNNGVLTLTLNRPEKRNALSNDVLTQMGDLLSEANSNPDVKAVVVYGGKTIFAAGADLQELSSQKAVETWLNPRPQLWQRINQFEKPLIAAVNGYALGAGLELVLLCDVVVAGDNGQFGLPEITLGLMPGAGGTQRLARTVGKSLANQMVLTGKPISARKALESGLVSEITPADNTLNKAQQIAATIARQAPLAVKAAKASLKSVPENSLSQGLLMERQLFSLLAETQDRKEGIEAFFSKRKPIYKGR
- the paaG gene encoding 2-(1,2-epoxy-1,2-dihydrophenyl)acetyl-CoA isomerase PaaG, producing the protein MESPVLLTIEAGVALITLNRPKQLNSFNPEMHKALKSALRQAEQDESVRAVLLTGSGRGFCAGQDLNDRNVSDVSEPPNLGESIEKYYNPLIKQITSMPKPVIAAVNGVAAGAGCNIALACDLVLAAESASFIQAFCKIGLVPDSGGTWLLPRLVGNARAKGLMMMGNKLPARQAEEWGMIWQCVADDKLLETATTLASQLAVQPTKGLSLIKQALAHSSHNDLSQQLEVEKDLQTIAGRTEDYREGVRAFFEKRTPEFKGK
- a CDS encoding 3-hydroxyacyl-CoA dehydrogenase, with translation MTESIQTVAVIGAGAMGAGIAQVAAQSGYQTILFDLAEGKAEQAKAEIAARLDKKVSRNKMSAVQRDEIVQSIKCSTELQSVSSADLVIEAIVEDLQIKQGLFRDLEAICAEECMLATNTSSISVTSIASALNKPDRFVGLHFFNPAPLMALVEVVRGIETSDEVCSRAKGWAESCGKRAVVTRSLPGFIVNRVARPFYAEALRALEVNVAPIQDIDYCLTKTAQFRMGPFELMDLIGHDVNYAVTKSVYDAYYQDRRFTPSLIQKELVDAGLLGRKSGRGFYDYTGATEKPEPNFAKPCALTDSCSVTLYSDGNLISDFAQLTGLTAEKADSAYLDIDGVYVAFTQGITASQLSDQLKQPVVLMDYCQSYMDSEVIILAAADQNSTEQTEKAVAYFQSKGKQVMLLDDYPGLIVWRTWCMLINEALDLANQNGASLEDIDIAMKSGVNYPFGPVELGESLGWNRVLTTLNHLQSFYGEERYRSSPLLRRLSLNSKKGN